gtgtgtgtgtgtgtgtgtgtgtgtgaaattATAGACTTATGCAAATATGAAATTAAATAACCATAATGCTATGTTTCAGCATGCATACCAAGTAAACTTGTATATATtaagataaatatttattttaatagctTATTAAGCATGAAAAATGTTCCTTTAACAAACCACATAGCAATAACACTGGCAATTCACATTAATTTGTATTAATACTCCATGAAGTATAACCTATTCACCATTGATAATGATAGCTATTGGATCTAttctattttttaaataattACCCTCCTCTTCTATTGCGTAAAACAACATAAAGTAACTAATGACTCTATGTTTAAATTACTTACCTATGTCATTAAGAAATATGATCTAAAGTagacctaaatttgcatctagtTACCCATATTCTCCTATTACGATTCATAGATAGTTTACGCAATATAATCTAGTCTTCATCTCATTGTTAGAAAAATTAAATATCCCCTTAAATCTACATCTAAATTGTCAATTATTGTTTAGATAACAATAATAGAGTATATATACCCACTTCTACCAATAACCAATATTAATATATTAAGATTTGATTAAAGTAAGCATACACGTCATGTCACCAGGCACAAGtgataaatatatatgttatgtttcatCATATAAAAAATATTTCCTTCAAAACTCATAACTAATGATACAAATTATTTAATAACTATGACATACAATTTATACAAGTTGTTACttttgatatatttatatattttaactaAAATGTTTGACACGTCAAATTGATAATATAACTATAATTATACATATAATTTCTTGATATGAAAATTCAATGGTCTTAGGAATCATGGGAGATCACTGGTGGCTCTATAATTTCCCAGCCCTCTAAGATTACTTTAGAGTAAAAAAATGATTATTACAAGGCCTAAGTATTAAAATTCTAATGAGATTAGCACCGCTACTCCCATCTGAGATCTCGCTTCAAGATCTATCACTTATGTTAAGTGACACGGTGCAAGTTCGAAAAGATTTCTTATGGTACTGTAGTATTTAAGAATGTACTATATGACCtaaaattttttcttaaaaagtGCAAAAATAGAGTtaataaaagatacaataagcacAAGAGTTTTAACTTAACTTGAGGATAAAAATAATCTGTAGCAGTCCataaaaataaaatttgaaaaattaaaattcaGATTCGTGATTTCAtaagatatataatgcaacaagaGCCACAATAGTTGATGGTAAGGTATCAGCtaattgcatatttaaaataCACAAAGGTACCTTGCAAAGAAAAAATGTGAATATAAATGAAAAAAAGTATAGATAAGCCCTTGAAAAAAAATATTAAGAAGCTTATGATAACTGGATATAGACTACGAGTATCTATTATGTTTGAAAATGAACAAATGAACAAAGAGAAAAAGCATACGATTTAATATAAATAATTCTTGATTAGTCTTATGTATTAAGTATTAAGTTAAGTAACACTTATATCTTTTAAAATTCTAGCCCGTGCGAGAGCACTGGTTGATGGGATAGTACTCTAGTAATAGTAATAGTAGTCCTGACTCCGAGTAATTTAAATTGAATTGAACTTGTATTTGAATTTAATTTGTTCGATATTTCCGATACATGTACCCTGTTTGTCCGGATTATCTGTGACCtctataaattttgtttatgATATGATGAATAACGTAAACCCCGTGCCTCCAGTACGCAAGGAAGAGTCTACTACTCCCCTCGCGATGGCCTGAGATGCTTTATACGCCGCACTGGATCTGCCAGCCCGGACGCCAAGAAACTGGAGGTGAAGGCCGAGCTGGTCCGTCGCCGCCATGCAAAGATATTGGAGGAGGCAAGTGGGATGAACGAGGACCTGCACGGCGCTCGCCGCAAGTTGCTGGAGGCTCAGGTGGCACTGGACGCTGAGCCGTCGTCGCACCCTTTGTTCGCCATCCTCAAGGCCGAGCTGGAGAAGCTCCTCACGCTGACAACGTGGAAGGAGCTCCTCGCCTGCCTGCTGGCGTCCGTGAGGTCGCACCTTACCCAGCGCTACGCGGGGAGGCACGACGTCAGCGTCCGGATATTCGTCACGGAGCGCATGGAAACGTACATGGATCAGGCAAGCAAGTTTGAGGAGGACCCCGACAAGCTGCCGCCATCGGTGGACGACGACGTCCAGGCGGAGGCAGAGATGGTCAAGAGGACATGGGTGCCGCAACGGTCACCCGAGCAACGGGGGACCTCGAGGATATGGGCGGGGTCGCGTGAGCGCAGCAGCTCCGgctgggcgtgggcgacggtccTCGCGTGCACGGCGCTGGCCGTCGGCGTCATCCTGGCCGGCGTCGCGGTGTTCGCCGTGTACCTCCTCTACAGGCCCAGCATGCCGTACCTGGCGGTCTCCGACGCGCACCTGGAACGGCTGGAGTACGGCCAGGACGGCGCCATAGACTACCTTCAGGCGTCCATCACCGTTCTGGCCGTGAACAACAACTCCAAGACCGACGCCTCCTTCTCCAGCATGGACCTCGTCCTGGGGTTCTACGGCGCCGACGTGGCTCTCCTGCGGGCGCAGCCGTTCGTGGTGCCGCGAGAGAGCTCGCTGCCGCTGCCGTACCGTGTCGTGTCGGCGGGGCGGGCGCTGGATGCTGCCGGGATGCAGGCAATGGACGAGGCGCTCAAGGCGGGCGTGGTGCCGTTCGACCTGTTCGGCAAGGCGCGCACGCGGTGGAAGGTGGGAGTCTTTGCCAACCTCCGGTTTTGGATGCGCATCTCCTGCCGCCTCCGCTTCTTCTTCCCCGGTAACGGCACTGTCATGCCAACCGATCGGGACAAATGCCGCTCAAGGTAGCCATAACTGTTCAGTAGTGTCGTTGTTCCATATATCAACCCTTGCATGGTCTTGTATGggtttagtataatataattTTAGGTGGTATAATTCATTGAAATATGTAATTCAAGgataaattcatgttgcatggaaCAAATTGCTTATATATTCAATGCCATCATTTCTCTATTGAGCATCCATAGCCTGATAGCCACAGTGGTGAAAGCTTATTGAGATCCTCAACTTTAGGAAACAAGAGGGaagcatttttttttttgctactaCAGTCGATCCGTGCTCTAAACTAAACTAGGCAGGCTCCAAATCATTTACTCATGAGCTTGCCACGCTACTACAGAACAGACAATCACCATCGGACCATCACTGCTAGTTATGCTGGAGCCAAACAGTGATTACACTTCGCTGCTAGGTCGTGAGGCTAAGATTCGGTTAATAATTGGGTTTCAACTGGTAGTGAAGGCAGATATCACTACCGGTTGAAGCAATATGGTCTTGAAGACGTGGAGACAACTCTTCGACATGGTCTTCCATTCATTGAACATTGTAAACAATTCCCTAATTTTGGAAGGAAATAGGTAATAATATCTTAATACCTACAAGTTCATCTGATGGGAGATAATTACATATTCCACATGACAACCATGTCAAGCCTTACATAGCGAGGCAAGCTTATGAATCACTATCTTTTCATAACAAGACAAGTGGATCCTATTGCTGCTTATTTATATGGATGACGACTTTGACATGGTTAATTATTTGCATTTCAGCTGCCTATCATAACCATGCGACTAACATTGTTTTTTGTCGTTTAGTAACTCACAATTTTGGACTTAAGAAGATAGAAAAATTCGTCCGCATACACAGCAAATACAGAAACTTTGACAAAGAAAACTAGGAAGCTATCTGCCATGTAAAGAGTCGTTGTGATATCATTAACACGAGATGGCAGATCAGTGACTATTGAGGTCTCGTCCTCTGTCACCCTTATGTAGAAATATGCCGGGTGCTTAGGTTCTGGCAAGGTCATGCTTTCACTGCTTAGCATAGCAAGCACATCTGACATGTTGGGTCGATCAGCTGCATTCTCTTGCACACACAGCAAGGCGACGTTAATATCCCTAATGTATGACACTCGACAGTTAATGATGTATCCACAATTTGAAGCCATTTTTCATCTTTCCACAACTGCCATGCCTGAATGGAGAATGGAGAAGAATGTCGCATACTTAACAAATAAAGTTATGTGcatataaaaaaaatacagctAGTGCTTTTGCACTCTCGTGAAAATAGTGAAATACAGAAATCATGGAACAGTATATATGCTGGTGTAGTGGGTGGATGCCATTAACACATCTGTGTGGTTAAAAAGTTGTACCACTTTTGTTGAGcgactggagagagagagagattacttTTACACGTAGTATAATTAACTGGACATAGAAGACTCACATGTCCAAGAAGGTTGATGAAATCTCCACATCTATGAAGGCCTGATGATCTTTTTCCACTGACTATCTCAAGAGTTAGCacaccgaagctgaatacatcaTATTTCATTGAGAAGAGGCCCTCTGGTGCATACTCAGGAGACATATAACCACTGAAAAGATGGATGTAACAAACTTTGCTGAAATGTTCTGTAACAAAATAGCTTTTTAATATAATTCGAGTGAACAATTCGTAAGACATCTTACTATGTCCCAACGATTATTTCCGTGTTTACTTCAGTATCATTTGTGCTAAAGATTTTTGTAAGCCCGgccaaaatctgaaattttaggaTTCATTTCATGGGCCAAGAAAATATTATTTGCTTTAAGATCTCTATGGATGGCACGTAACCGAGAGCGCCTATGCAAATACAGAAGTCCTTGTGCTATCCCATTTATTATTGCTAGCGTCTGATCCAATACAGTAAAGAACTTCTTGTATCATTTGCAAATTAATAAAGAATAGATGTATCAGAAAAGAAGACTTAGCACTCAGAATTTATGTGATGGTATTTTTTTGGACATTTCTCAATTTGTGCGTGTCATCCTTGCGCAGGGGCCATGCTAATCTTTTCTGTATTGTTCCAATTTTGTACCAAAAATATCTTCTCTTCATATTGAGAACAACATCCCAGAAGCCTAACTAGATTAGTGTGCTGGAGCTTGGCTATGAGTTGTACTTCATTTTTAAACTGGTTGAAACCTTGGCCTGAATGTGAAGCAAGTCTCTTCACTGCTATGTCTGATCCATCAGGAAACCAACCCTACAGAGAAGTTCAATCTTTTGCATCAGCGAGAAAAAGCACAATTTCATCAGATTGTAGACTATATATATTTATCATTATGGTTCTATGTTTCTGTCAAATTATGTGCACTCATAAATGGTATGGCTACACAGTTACCTTGTATACATGACCAAAGCCACCTTGCCCGAGTTTGTTTCCTTCTGAGAAGTTATCTGTAGCCTCTAATAGATGTAAAAAGTCATAAGTTGTGAATTATAAACTCCTTCCTTCTAGCGCCCAAACTATGGCTTCATCTTCCTTCACATTCATCTTATCCTTATCCTGAGACCCTTTACCAAAATTGAATGTTTCATGTGAGCCTTCCATTTAAAACCGATGCACATAGTAGTAGAACAAAATAAAATAGCAAATTTAGATAGTCTCTCTATGTAGATAGCAAACGTTTTATGCGCCTTCGTCTCATGAATATGTAGATAGCCCGTCTATGTTGCGACAAAGATGACTAATCATGACTAACCACAAGTCATCGGACCTAATAACATTGCCTCAAATGATTGCAGAAGAAAAAGACACAATGAGTGTTTCAAGCTTAGGGCTAGAATGTGTGAACTAATTGCTGAGTGTTGATATTTCTCATGTCTAGTATGCATGGATGAACATGCAACAACATTTGTATGCATCTGATCACAGCAGGAGCACATTTTGAGATTGGTAGGTGTATAAAAGGGTTTTTAGTTGAGACCACTAGTGTTCCAACTTTATACGGTGTCAAGATTAACATTGTTGAGACAGAAATTTAAGATGTTGGAGGAAACCGAGAAGAATGTGGGGAATTCCTTAGAAAAAATTGTGTTGTTTGGTTCTCCATATGTATACTGTCATGAGTTCCGCCATCATTGACCTGTGGAGAAGCAAAGCCTTTCGAAACGGATTTGTGTTTTGCCACTGATATAAAATGGAAGTCCTCGGAGGTGATTGCTGAGCAAATTCGTGATAGTAGCACTACTCTTTTCTACTTGATTCGTAGTTTGAGTTGTCTAAACTATTGTTGAGCATGTTCATGATGGTAGCACTAGTCATGTCTTCTTGATTCATAGTTTTAGTTTTGCTTGATTTTAGTTTCCTGGTTTTAATGTAAAAGTACCCATTCTTTCTATAGGCTTAACACAAAACTTGAACTCAATCTCAACAACCAATGAAGTATTGGTGTTCAGGAAAGATAAATAATAAGTTCTGTATTTTACATTTACAAACTAAATGAGTTGTTGGGACGATATTAAATACTCCCTCGGTACCATAATAAATATGTTTTTGAAAATTTTAAGAAGATTAAGGACGTTTGCAAATGATGCATGTATCCTCGTCTCCTTTCCCTTCCCGAAGGGTATCTCTTGGATTTGACGGTTATCGTTGGCATGCGCCATGATTAGCTTCCACATTAAGCGACAATGTTCCACATTTGTGTACAACGTTATTTATTTTGGAATAAATTTTGAACTTTAGAAAAATTTCTATTTGGGATGGAGAGAGCATATCTGTATTAGAGTTCAAAGTTGAATATACATTTTATGTTCGTGAAAGAAGGAAGTTGACATATAAAACTACAAGAAACAAATAAATTCCAGATGGACACTCCTTTAATCCTTGCATCGCTTTGAATTTTGAAACCTCAATTGGATGACCCATTAACTTGAATGAACACAAAAGGAAAATATCCATTGAGATTTTCTGTTTCAAGCTTAGCGATGGAAACATGTGATGATCACAAATAGGTGAAGAAACTAGGCATGTATTTGACGAACATATTGTTGAATATTATTATTCCACATGCAACACTTGtatgcatctagtcacattctGTGGACATTGAGATTGGTAGCTATATAAAAAAATGCAGTTTGAAACTAGTAGTATTAATTTGTACTTTACATGTCGGCGCAACTAGTTTAAACACTACCACAATCCTGAATTGCCTTGAGTGCCAAAAACCGCCAAGGAAAGGGGTTAAACCGCCAAGAAAATGATCCTTGGCCACAAACCGTCAAGCGAATTCACTCAAGGATAGGAGATAAGGAAAATTAATTTCCTTGAcggttttggcactcaaggattaTTTCCTTGGAGGTTGTCCGCCAAGGAAATTTGGACCATACTTAATTTGGCAAAGGGCCAAGAAAATGTTGCAACCGCCAAGAAAAGTAGTTTTCTTGAGGGCCGACAACCTCCAAGGAAACACTGTAGACCACCAAGGTAATTGTTATTTCCTTGGCTACCCTTCACCTCGAAGGAAATTATAGTTTTCCTTGACTGTCATTAACTGCCAAGGTAATTATAATTTCCTTGAGGGCCGGCCTCCAAGGAAATCTTTGTTGGCAATAAAAAAATAATTGCAATAACAATATATTCTAATATTCTAGTCACTATATTCAATTGACACACAATAACATGCAAATAGACATTTTATTATGGTCCCCAACCATTTGACATTAAAATATCCATACGAATATTACAAATGCATTTATCATTCATCCTTACTCTCCATACATCATAACACACAAGTCCCTAATAGTTTCCAAAGTGGTAGGGGTATTACTAACTCTGGTATCACGCCCTCCACCGCACTAAGATTTTTCCTAAACCATCTCCAACTGTCTTCACTTCACTATTGCTACCATCAACAGGTGACTCAGGAACAGCACTGCGGGTACCTTTTCCTGCATCTTCTATGGACTGGCTGGCTTTCTTCCCACCTTTCTTTCTTGCAAACTTCACATGCCTGACAATCACATATGCATGCCTCGAGTCCAAGTGCAGCCCTGTTGGAGCTTAGGGAATGTAGGGCGTAGGAGTGGGAGATGGCTGGCTTGGGTTTGAATCCCCGGCGGCAGACTGGtggcgccgtgctcggcgcctgGTGGTGAAcgtgaacgagagagagagaccgAGAGCAACAATGCCAAAGAGCGAGAGAGATAAACTCAATCTCTGGCTAATCTTCATTTAGCACAAATGTTCAATACTTATACTCCAATCCTAACAACTTCCAGCTAATGCAAAGGGATAACAACCAAATGACTCTTACTCCTGAATACTCTCCTAAACACTAAGATCTAGCAACTGATGCTCAACTGACACTCTAGGCGCACCGTGGCGATGGTGACCGCGCTCTGGCCCGGCTTCGGCGCCTTGGCCCGGTCCACTTCTCAGCCACCGGCCTTCTTCTTCCTTGTGTAGACGTTGCCCACCATAACAGGCCCACTTTAGACAATGCACACATCTTGTCTCTGTTCAATTGATGGGAATTACCGAAAGAAATGAGCTTTTACAGACAGCAGCCTTGAACATGTTCAATTGATGGGAATTACTGAAAGAAATGATCTTTTACAGACAGCAGCATTTGGGAGCAACAGGGAGACAATAAGGGATAGAGTACTCACAACACTACCGGAATGAGGAAGTTTGCCGTGTGCCCACGGCACACGGCGaagccaaaaaaacactcggcaaagcctttgccaagtgttacactcggcaaacggcaCTCAGCGTACACAGAGTCGGCAAACGTTTCTTTACTGAGTGTTTTTTTATCGGGCGCTCggaaaagactttgccgagtgttttttgggcaccgacactcagcaattttttttttcataaaatataaaaaaaccgccgccaccgccaccgctgccACGCGGGTtgcccgccgccgctgccaccccGTGGCtcgccccaccgccgccgccaccccgcggCTCGTCCCGCTGCTGCTCGCCACCGCCACGATGCGGCTCGCCCCGCCGCTGCTCGCCCGCCGCCGCTGCttgcccgccgccaccgccaccacgcgGCTCGCCCCGCCGCTTCTCACCCGCCACTGCTCgctcaccgccgccaccaccgcccagCTTGCCTGTCGCTTCCCGcccggcccgccgccgccgccaccacctatgcaaaaaaaaagagggagagggagggagatggcGATGccaggagggaggggagggggcggcgctggGAGGGAGGGTGgagagggaagggagggaggggagggaggggagggggcggcgggagagggagggaggggagggggcgccaGGAGAGGAAGGGCGGGGGTGCTTTTATAACGTgccgagtttgccgagtgtcctaatcacagcactcggcaaactaatcTTTGCCGAGTATCTAGGgtttggggcactcggcaaatatattatttatttttttattttcttgttttccataacgtgtttttccttttttgttcgatgtactttgaaaataccttgtcaaattgactcaacaatatatatatgatttttctacgaacatgattccattattttatgtagttacagctcaaatttaatttatatcaattaaaattctataattgcacttaataaatgaAAATTAtccaacagatccaaaaaattatcaaaatttcacatgaaacaatctatgttctctattgcctatacaaaaaattttgaagtcaaaccccaattcgaccgtcactttgactctaaatcttaccgaTTCCTTCTCAAcgttacgattcttcttctgagatgcttcggtttgtaaacatcgtacgtgacaaattatgcgaaaccttctcaattttttaccatagcctccacatatgatatcatcacatcatgacaaatctcatgattttcagacttcgtttgtttttttagaatttaaaaatcattcggccagacgttcatggtcgtgtttcctgaacaagatgttcgaaatttcttttcatttcccgggtaaggcctcaag
This sequence is a window from Miscanthus floridulus cultivar M001 chromosome 10, ASM1932011v1, whole genome shotgun sequence. Protein-coding genes within it:
- the LOC136489294 gene encoding H/ACA ribonucleoprotein complex subunit GAR1-like; translated protein: MRLAPPLLARRRCLPAATATTRLAPPLLTRHCSLTAATTAQLACRFPPGPPPPPPPMQKKRGRGREMAMPGGRGGGGAGREGGEGREGGEGGEGAAGEGGRGGGARRGRAGVLL
- the LOC136489293 gene encoding uncharacterized protein — its product is MHAGAAAGPPRLGNAERVRLVAHCNDKAPLEENRQQVLLELTDTSSTAERSGLDLVAVLDVSGSMGGWKLEKLKTAMKFVISKLSPMDRLSIVSFSTEAKRLFHLRSMTEATKAELTDMVENRLNASGSTNMEAGLKTGLKVLGGRQHKGGRRVAAIVLMSDGQQSHGDATVVPIDDDDVGAVYTFGFGADQDSKVLEAIARNSNGGTFYDVGDGESLAVHFSQIMAGLLSVVVQDLKLTVWETTGHSRIDDNRVDAGCYPKETNNRARSVTVTFGYLYSGEVRKVMVDLLLPAVQRAYSAPAIIAQCSYSTQGRVYYSPRDGLRCFIRRTGSASPDAKKLEVKAELVRRRHAKILEEASGMNEDLHGARRKLLEAQVALDAEPSSHPLFAILKAELEKLLTLTTWKELLACLLASVRSHLTQRYAGRHDVSVRIFVTERMETYMDQASKFEEDPDKLPPSVDDDVQAEAEMVKRTWVPQRSPEQRGTSRIWAGSRERSSSGWAWATVLACTALAVGVILAGVAVFAVYLLYRPSMPYLAVSDAHLERLEYGQDGAIDYLQASITVLAVNNNSKTDASFSSMDLVLGFYGADVALLRAQPFVVPRESSLPLPYRVVSAGRALDAAGMQAMDEALKAGVVPFDLFGKARTRWKVGVFANLRFWMRISCRLRFFFPGNGTVMPTDRDKCRSR